The Christiangramia flava JLT2011 region CGAATTCCCCGAACAAAGGCAAAGCCATGATCGATGCCCAAAGTGTAAAGCGATCTAAGGTTAGGATATTAAATGCATTTTCTCCCAGCAGGATCCTGGGCAGGGGCGTGGTTCCCCCGGTTCCAAGCACCAAGAGCATTGTAAATGATAATCCGAAGAAAAGGTAACGCCTCGAATAAAACCGGTAAAAGAAATAGGGGATGAACAATAACAGTAATCCCCACGGGATTAAAAAGAAAACCAGGCCAGATGAGGTGACTTCCAGAAAGTTGTCCCTGCTCCCATGAGGAATAGGAACCTGTGTGATCGGGTTGTTTCGGGTGTTGATCCAGTAAGGAAGAATACAGAAAATAATGGTTCCAAGCGCGCTCATTCCGAAGAGTACAATACGTGCGAATAGCTTTCGGAAGACGTTCAGAAATAATCTTAGGCTAATGAATTTGTAAGTTCCGGTTACTTCTTTTGCCCGGTCCATAATGACCATTCCTATTAAAGGGAAAATGAAAAAGATCATCCCGAAGATGGGCGTTACGTGATGGGAAGTTACGGTAACAGCGATCAGTGAGATGGCCCGAAAGAGCACTATTTTTCGGCCATTTTTAATATAAAGGTATATCTCCGGAAGCGCATGCAGGAGCAACGAAATTCCCACAATACTTGGTAACTGACCAAAAATATGTAGGGTTTCAATAAAAGAAGATGAGAATACCGCCAACAGGGAGGCGTAACCGGCAACTTTTCGGTTTCCGCTGAATAGCAGGGAAAAGCGATAGACTCCGGAAATAAAAAGTATCACTGCCAGGACAGCCACCGTGAATAATCCGAATTTGAGTCCGCCTATATAAGACAGCAGGGCAATGCACTGGTGCACCAGTGGAGGATATCCCATGACCGTGAAGCCGGTATACCATTTATAATTCCATGGCTCGAACCAGTTACTGGCATAATGTTCGGCAAAGAACAGGTGGATGAGTGCATCGTAGGTTTGTTCCAGGGTAAAGATGATCGTAGCCGAATGGAAAATCACTCCTATCAGCAGGGCAGCAATCAGGTATTTATTGGAGGTTTCCCTCATGTTCTCATAGTTCTGTTTCGTACTGAAGTAAAAATAGAACAGACAGCAGGTACCACAAATTCATTGACCGACACCAACTTGCCATTCACCGACAAAAAGCTGCATTCCGATCTAAATGCCTATAAAAGAAAGCTTTCTGCCAATACTTTTGAAGGAAACAAGCTCTCTGAGAATATGAAAATATTAGCTATTGACGATCAGCAATTAGTATTGATGCCACTTGCAAAACGCTTGAAAGATATTGGCTACAATGTGTTTACCTCCAGCAATCCGGAGGAAGCCTTATTGCTATACGCCACCTTTAAGCCAGATCTACTGATCGTGGATATCAATATGCCGAAAACTTCTGGTATCGAGGTCATCAAACAAATCAAAAGTAATTACAATGAGCCCAAGCCTATTATGGTGCTTTCGGGGAATACCGATAAAAACCTGATCGTCCAAGCCTTTGAACTCGGAGTACGGGATTTTATGAAAAAACCATTGAGCCTGGACGAGGTATCTGCGAGAGTGAAAAGTTTGATTGGCCTTCCCGAGCAGCCCCAAAAATTAGTGGAAGAACGGGAAGTTATCCTGCAACATCGCTGCGTAGGTGTGGTGATTCCGTGTTATAATGAGGAAAAAAGACTTAAATCAGCAGAATTTTTGAAATTTCTGCATCAAAATACGGGTTATCACGTGTGTTTTGTGAATGATGGAAGCACCGATGGTACTTTGGAAGTGCTGCAAAATCTTCGGAAGGGACGCGAGAATTACATCAGTATCTATAATTGTGAGCAGAATGGCGGGAAAGCGGAAGCTGTTCGGCAGGGGCTAACCTACATGGCTTCCTTCGAAGACCTGGACTACGTGGGCTTTCTCGATGCCGATCTTTCTACTGATTTTGCAGACTTTGACGACCTGGTCAAGACCATTGAGACTTCCGGTTTTCAGATCGTTAACGGTTCTCGCATCAGCAGGATGGGTGCCAATATCAGTAAAGAAAGCGCGAGGAAGCTCATAAGTAAGGTCATCAATTTCCTTATCAGTAGCATTTTGGGGATGTCTTTTCGGGATACCCAGTGCGGTGCCAAGATCATGAGAAAAGAACTGGTGCCGATCGCTTTCCAGCAGAAATTCCTGACCAAATGGTTGTTTGATGTCGAAATTTTTATGCGGATGCGCCAGCACTTCGGAAAAGAGGAAGCCCAAAAAATTATCTGTGAACAACCGCTGAAGCGATGGGTTCATGAAGATGGTTCCAAATTGTCGTACAGCGATTCGCTTAAGATCGGCTTCCAGCTAATCAAGATCTATTGGAATTACCGCCT contains the following coding sequences:
- a CDS encoding response regulator; this translates as MKILAIDDQQLVLMPLAKRLKDIGYNVFTSSNPEEALLLYATFKPDLLIVDINMPKTSGIEVIKQIKSNYNEPKPIMVLSGNTDKNLIVQAFELGVRDFMKKPLSLDEVSARVKSLIGLPEQPQKLVEEREVILQHRCVGVVIPCYNEEKRLKSAEFLKFLHQNTGYHVCFVNDGSTDGTLEVLQNLRKGRENYISIYNCEQNGGKAEAVRQGLTYMASFEDLDYVGFLDADLSTDFADFDDLVKTIETSGFQIVNGSRISRMGANISKESARKLISKVINFLISSILGMSFRDTQCGAKIMRKELVPIAFQQKFLTKWLFDVEIFMRMRQHFGKEEAQKIICEQPLKRWVHEDGSKLSYSDSLKIGFQLIKIYWNYRLKPFFTQTSFSKSFSWARVMEVRDEVPLN